A single Pseudochaenichthys georgianus chromosome 10, fPseGeo1.2, whole genome shotgun sequence DNA region contains:
- the spon2b gene encoding spondin-2b — MDTTRNILSFSEALYHLILMMLTLGQGLHSMPVPTDVPMCTASETAQYKLTFSGKWNQAAFPKQYPMYRPPAQWSNLIGVTHSTDFHIWQRNDFASNGVREFAEKGEAWTLMKEVEAAGERIQSVYGIVSAPAVKRGTGQMKTEFEVFARHSYLSFLVRLVPSPDWFVGVESIDLCDGDQWKENVSLDLFPYDAGTDSGFTFSSPNFETLPQDQITQITSSYPSHPANSFYYRRLKHLPPIAKVMLTKIKKTNQIISLLVEPTESNLLPTGNEIEDQLIKTPLDCEVSVWSPWGLCKSKCGDAGVRHRTRYVIMHPANNGLACPLLEEEGKCFPDHCL; from the exons ATGGACACCACAAGGAACAtcctctccttctctgaggcTCTCTACCATCTGATCCTCATGATGCTGACTCTGGGCCAAGGCCTTCACTCAATGCCCGTCCCTACTGACGTCCCCATGTGCACGGCCTCAGAAACAGCCCAGTACAAGCTAACGTTTTCTGGGAAGTGGAACCAAGCAGCTTTCCCTAAACAGTATCCTATGTACCGACCCCCTGCTCAGTGGTCCAACCTCATCG GGGTGACCCACAGCACTGACTTCCACATATGGCAGCGTAATGACTTTGCCAGCAACGGAGTGAGGGAGTTTGCGGAGAAGGGCGAGGCCTGGACGCTCATGAAGGAAGTGGAGGCGGCCGGCGAACGCATCCAGAGTGTTTATGGGATTGTCTCCGCTCCCGCTGTCAAGAGAGGAACGGGCCAGATGAAGACAGAGTTCGAGGTCTTCGCCAGGCACTCTTAT CTGTCATTCCTCGTACGTCTCGTTCCTAGCCCAGACTGGTTTGTGGGCGTGGAGAGCATTGACCTGTGTGACGGCGACCAGTGGAAAGAGAATGTGTCTCTGGATCTTTTCCCGTACGATGCAGGAACTGACAGCGGGTTCACCTTCTCTTCTCCAAACTTCGAGACCCTCCCACAGGACCAAATTACACAG ATCACTTCTTCCTACCCCAGTCACCCTGCTAACTCCTTTTATTACCGCCGCCTGAAGCACCTGCCACCAATTGCCAAGGTGATGCTGACCAAGATAAAGAAGACCAATCAGATCATCAGCCTGCTTGTGGAGCCCACAGAGTCCAACCTACTGCCAACAGGAAACGAGATTGAAGACCAGCTCATAA AAACCCCTCTGGACTGCGAGGTGTCAGTGTGGTCTCCATGGGGTTTGTGCAAAAGCAAGTGTGGAGACGCGGGCGTGCGGCACCGCACACGCTACGTCATAATGCACCCAGCCAACAACGGATTAGCCTGCCCCCTGCTGGAGGAAGAGGGAAAGTGCTTCCCCGACCACTGTTTATGA
- the LOC117454287 gene encoding transmembrane emp24 domain-containing protein 11: MSLQGIGFLFQCYLVLAAAMYFDLGEQEQKCIIEEIPEDMLVTGYFLLEPWEMNALSHSPHLGVTVTVRDPNHEVLMSKRYGKFSKFTFTSHASGQHYLCFQTNSTRFSVFAGERLKLHLDVQMGEHSIDPVPDKTKDNMKNLENSLRHLVDQMLFITRQQEYQREKEEVFRQIGENTNSKVLWWAMVQTSVLLTVGFWQMKRLKDFFIAKKLV; encoded by the exons ATGAGTTTGCAAGGCATTGGCTTTCTCTTCCAGTGTTACCTGGTGTTGGCAGCCGCCATGTATTTTGATCTCGGAGAGCAGGAGCAAAAGTGCATCATCGAGGAGATTCCTGAAGACATGCTCGTCACCG GGTATTTCTTGTTGGAGCCGTGGGAGATGAATGCCCTCTCCCACTCCCCTCACCTCGGCGTCACTGTGACAGTCAGAGACCCAAACCATGAG GTTCTGATGTCAAAACGCTATGGTAAATTTTCTAAATTCACCTTCACATCGCACGCCTCTGGTCAGCACTACCTTTGCTTCCAAACCAACTCCACAAGGTTTTCTGTATTTGCTGGAGAAAGACTG AAGCTACATTTGGACGTTCAGATGGGAGAGCACTCGATAGACCCCGTCCCTGACAAGACCAAAGACAACATGAAGAATCTGGAGAACAGCCTCCGACACCTCGTAGATCAGATGCTATTCATCACCAGGCAGCAGGAGTACCAGAGG GAGAAAGAGGAGGTGTTTCGTCAGATTGGTGAGAACACCAACAGCAAAGTGCTGTGGTGGGCCATGGTGCAGACCTCTGTGCTGCTGACGGTTGGTTTCTGGCAGATGAAACGACTCAAAGATTTCTTCATCGCCAAGAAGCTCGTCTGA
- the rnf212 gene encoding probable E3 SUMO-protein ligase RNF212, which produces MSYWICCNSCFLCPSADRKLAVTSCGHIICNVCNQKGKPGMCLICNAKCQVSPLTDKSSSEVKALFTDINVVATKNFTEISKVLMFQAKHQKRLLSYYQQRDEKLEEVLVKMKQEMQQMAKKLHDQSAYITKLEHALRHQSAKVSSVPQMSHSLHTPHGHKSVSVLQIPYHSPMSISRHSSMNTISENMDVDERSLFRKPSIVPRLSLISPPQDGRMGTIPHRSSNQSLPANYSASSATVSRFQGTPITPEMSFGQRSGWKSPIFKPLSSFRHSMSSLVCPPSYQTHK; this is translated from the exons ATGTCTTACTGGATCTGCTGCAACTCCTGTTTCCTTTGCCCCAGTGCTGACAGAAAACTGGCTGTCACCTCCTGTGGACATATCATCTGCAATGTCTGTAATCAGAAAG GAAAACCAGGCATGTGTTTAATATGCAACGCCAAATGCCAAGTATCACCTCTCACCGACAAA AGCAGCTCAGAAGTGAAGGCCCTGTTCACCGACATCAACGTTGTGGCaacaaaaaacttcacagaaatCAGCAAA GTTTTAATGTTCCAGGCAAAACACCAAAAGAGACTGTTGTCTTACTACCAGCAGAGG GATGAGAAACTAGAGGAGGTACTAGTCAAGATGAAGCAAGAAATGCAGCAGATGGCAAA GAAGCTGCATGACCAGAGCGCCTACATCACTAAGCTGGAACACGCTCTTCGTCATCAGAG TGCCAAAGTTTCTTCAGTGCCTCAGATGAGCCACAGCTTGCATACTCCACATGGACATAAATCAG TGTCAGTCCTACAGATCCCATATCACTCCCCCATGTCCATCTCTAGACACTCCTCAATGAATACCAT CTCTGAAAACATGGACGTGGATGAAAGGAGTCTGTTCAGGAAA cccaGCATCGTCCCCAGACTGTCGTTAATCAGCCCTCCACAGGACGGGCGAATGG GCACCATCCCTCACAGGTCGTCCAATCAGAGCTTGCCGGCCAACTACTCAGCTTCGTCGGCGACAGTCAG TCGTTTTCAGGGAACTCCGATAACGCCAGAAATGTCGTTCGGTCAGAGGTCTGGATGGAAATCTCCAATCTTCAAACCTCTCTCCTCCTTCAGACACTCCATGTCCTCCCTGGTCTGCCCTCCTAGTTATCAGACACACAAATAA